The stretch of DNA AGCATGTCGTACATATTATCATTTCATCTAATTGTGAACAAATAATTGTACACTTCGTTGCCAACTATAATAAAAAAACTATAACCCAATTAATCTTACACTGGTTATAGTTTAGTTCTTTTCTCTATATCACAAAGATGCATCAATTATCTTTTGTTGTTCCTTAAGCATCTCTTCAAGCGCAACAGCAACACCATCTTCACGGTTAGTTAAGGTTGTATAACTACATAACGCTTTTATTTCATCTGCTGCATTACCCATTGCAACACCACGACCTGCCATCTGAAGCATACTTGCGTCATTCCAATTATCTCCAATAGACATAACATCTTCCATCGTCCATTGTTTTTGTTGAACATATTGCTCTACAGCCAACCCTTTTTGGGCCTCAGGGTGATTGAACTCTAAATTAATCTCACCGGAAGATGTAATGACTACTCCTTCTTCACTTCTTAACTTTTCACTTGCATTCGATAATTGCTCAGGTTCTGTAGCAAATACTAATATCTTATAAACGTTAATATCTGTAGAATCTAGCACTGCATGATAATCATTTATAAATTCTACCGGTTCAAATTGAAAACGACGTTCTGCCTGTTCCCTAACATCCTTCTCCGATATATTCGGATTTGCAGAAGTCATAATATCAACCATTACTTCCAGAAAATATTCCCTACTTCCTGAATATATCCCTTTATTTGTGAAAAGTTCAATGTACATGCCTTCTTGATCACAAACATCAGTAATTTGTTTTGCCACATCTTTTTCTAACGGAATACTTCGGATAATTTCTTTTTCTTTCGTATACGAGACAGCACCATTCAAACTAATCACAGAACAGTCAATCCCAGCTTTTTCAAGCGGAATACGTGCAGCATCATAAGACCTACCGGTGGCAACAATAAATTCAATGCCCTTGTCTATAGCTGCTTGTATTGCTTTTTGATTTGCTTCGCTTATCGTCCCATCTTCTTGCAAAAGTGTACCATCTAAATCAGATGCAATTAATTTCATATGCCATACCGCCTTTTCAAACAGAGTAACCATTCTCTACTATACCCTATTCTACTTAGCAGATTCCAATAATTTCTCCGCCTTTGCTATTTGCTGAAGCACACTTTCTTTTGCAGTACCACCTTCTACCGAACGAGCATTGACAACTGCTTCTGGCTTTAAAACATCAAAGATATCTTCATCAATAACTTCTGAATACTGCTTAAACTCTTTTAATGTGAGATCTAGCAAATATTTATTTTGCTCTATACAATGTAAAACAGCTTCTCCTACGACTGCGTGCGACTCTCGGAATGTCATTCCCTTATTAACAAGATAATCCGCAAGATCAGTTGCATTGGAATAATCATTAGATACAGCCTTGTACATGCTTTCTTTATTTACTTTCATCGATTCCATCATTGGCGCAAATAATTGCAAGGCTCCTTTTAATGTTTCATGCGCATCGAACATACCTTCTTTGTCTTCCTGCATATCTTTGTTATACGCAAGCGGAAGACCTTTCAACGTGGTTAACATTCCCATTAAATGTCCATACACTCTTCCTGTCTTTCCTCTGACTAATTCCGCAACATCCGGATTCTTCTTCTGTGGCATCATGCTACTTCCTGTTGTAAAAGAATCATCTAACTCCACAAAGTTAAATTCAGCACTTGACCACTGAACAAGTTCCTCACAAAGCCTGGATAAATGAGTGGAAACAAGCGCAGAGTTGGATAAGAACTCTACAACAAAATCCCGATCGCTTACGGCATCCAGACTATTCTCACATATCCCATCAAACCCTAGCTGCTCCGCAACGAAGTGACGATCAATTGGAAATGTAGTACCTGCTAAAGCCCCAGCACCTAAAGGGGATTTATTGACACGCTTTAGACTATCTTGAAAACGTTCAACGTCACGCTGAAACATAAAGACATAAGCCATCATGTGATGAGCAAAAAGTACTGGTTGCGCGCGTTGCAAGTGAGTATATCCTGGCATTACGGTATCCATGTTTGCTTTCGCCTGGGTAATTAATGATTGTTGAACTGCCTTAAGTAGATCAGACAGTTCGGCAATCACATCCCTTAAATACAGGCGCATATCTAGAGCTACCTGGTCGTTTCTGCTACGGCCAGTATGAAGCCTACCACCAACTGGACCCACTTCATCAATTAATAGCTTTTCAACGTTCATATGAATATCTTCATGTTCATTAGATAGTTCTGCTTCTCCTGCTTCAATTTTAGATAAAACTATTTTCAGACCTTCTGCAATTTTATCGGCATCTTCAGCCGGTATAATCTCACATTTTTTCAACATTGCAACATGAGCTAGGCTACCTTCAATGTCATAAGCCGCTAGTTTTTTATCAAATTGAATGGATGATGCATATTCATCTACCAATTCGTTGGTAGGTTTTGTAAATCTTCCGCCCCATAGTTTCATGGTTTCACAGCTTCCTTTACTTCCAAGTCTACTTTTTCAATTGATTTTTTACCTTGTGGTCCATTTACAGCGGAGTGAACCTGCGTAGGTAGTCCCCAAAGTTTAATAAATCCTAATGCAGCATCATGATCAAATGCATCTGCTTTGTTGTATGTCGCCAAGTCAAAATCATAAAGGGAGTTTTCAGACTCTCTTCCAATTACTTGTGCATGACCTTTATATAACTTCACTTTTACTGTTCCAGATACATGTTCCTGTGTTTTCTCAATAAAAGATTGTAGTGCTTCTGTTAAAGGTGAATACCATAATCCATAATAAACCGTTTGTGCTAGCTTCTGCTCAATTGTCGGCTTGAATTCCGCTACTTCTCTTGGTAATGTTAATGCTTCTAATTCCTGATGTGCAGCAATTAACGTCGTTGCTGCTGGTGCTTCATAAATCTCTCTTGATTTAATTCCTACCAAACGATTTTCTACATGATCAATTCTGCCAACACCATGTTTACCAGCAATCGTATTTAATTGTAGAATTAGTTCATCTAGAGGCATTTCTTTACCATCAATAGAGACTGGCTTTCCTTTTTTAA from Oceanobacillus iheyensis HTE831 encodes:
- the argH gene encoding argininosuccinate lyase, which encodes MKLWGGRFTKPTNELVDEYASSIQFDKKLAAYDIEGSLAHVAMLKKCEIIPAEDADKIAEGLKIVLSKIEAGEAELSNEHEDIHMNVEKLLIDEVGPVGGRLHTGRSRNDQVALDMRLYLRDVIAELSDLLKAVQQSLITQAKANMDTVMPGYTHLQRAQPVLFAHHMMAYVFMFQRDVERFQDSLKRVNKSPLGAGALAGTTFPIDRHFVAEQLGFDGICENSLDAVSDRDFVVEFLSNSALVSTHLSRLCEELVQWSSAEFNFVELDDSFTTGSSMMPQKKNPDVAELVRGKTGRVYGHLMGMLTTLKGLPLAYNKDMQEDKEGMFDAHETLKGALQLFAPMMESMKVNKESMYKAVSNDYSNATDLADYLVNKGMTFRESHAVVGEAVLHCIEQNKYLLDLTLKEFKQYSEVIDEDIFDVLKPEAVVNARSVEGGTAKESVLQQIAKAEKLLESAK
- a CDS encoding Cof-type HAD-IIB family hydrolase; protein product: MKLIASDLDGTLLQEDGTISEANQKAIQAAIDKGIEFIVATGRSYDAARIPLEKAGIDCSVISLNGAVSYTKEKEIIRSIPLEKDVAKQITDVCDQEGMYIELFTNKGIYSGSREYFLEVMVDIMTSANPNISEKDVREQAERRFQFEPVEFINDYHAVLDSTDINVYKILVFATEPEQLSNASEKLRSEEGVVITSSGEINLEFNHPEAQKGLAVEQYVQQKQWTMEDVMSIGDNWNDASMLQMAGRGVAMGNAADEIKALCSYTTLTNREDGVAVALEEMLKEQQKIIDASL